The following proteins are encoded in a genomic region of Gimesia algae:
- a CDS encoding ABC transporter ATP-binding protein: MSTNSPSSRQQFEEYKEEFLEVQTAAQGKQSKTRDRSSWELVKSFLSLLKVHRRSMILSLLTLTVATLLALIPPAATKFVVDYVLDKKPLPKFMPAWFPHDPWPMLVSITVAVILISLIRIGLQIWGRWHATRVTKMIQMKVRKDVFAQAVRLPLHRVQELKSGGAASILREDAGSVGELVFGMLYNPCRAIIQLLGSLMILAWVDWRLLLGALFLVPLVYLSHRTWISQIRPQHKKIRAQRVAVDALATESFGGMRVVRAFGRQRSETSRVLRGNHLMGRQELYAWWWARFIEIVWETLIPIASACLLLYGGWQVLQGQLTLGDLVMFLAYLLMLLGPLAILAQSAAQFQNSLSGFDRVLELLDEPREMESATARTIKKTEIEGQVTFEDVSFQYPNSTQYALQEVSLDIAPGETIALVGPSGAGKTTFCNLVARFYDPTSGRVLLDGRNLIDLDVESYRNHIGVVEQDVFLFDGSIADNIGYGDRKATIEQIQNAAEVANADEFIRILPNGYQTLIGERGVKLSGGQRQRLAIARAILADPKILILDEATSNLDTESERLIQDSLTTLMQDRTCFVIAHRLSTITHASRIVVFEGGRIIESGPHETLMDAGGKYKEMVLLQTSPASVT, encoded by the coding sequence ATGAGTACAAATTCGCCTTCGAGTCGCCAGCAGTTTGAAGAATATAAAGAAGAATTTCTGGAAGTACAGACCGCCGCTCAGGGAAAGCAATCCAAAACACGCGACCGCTCTTCGTGGGAGTTGGTCAAGAGTTTTCTGAGTTTGCTCAAAGTTCATCGCCGGTCGATGATTTTATCTCTGTTAACATTAACGGTCGCAACCTTACTCGCTTTGATCCCGCCAGCGGCAACGAAATTTGTCGTTGATTATGTGCTCGATAAAAAACCGCTGCCGAAATTTATGCCAGCCTGGTTCCCGCATGACCCCTGGCCGATGCTGGTGTCGATTACGGTGGCCGTTATTCTTATTTCCCTGATTCGCATCGGACTGCAGATCTGGGGACGCTGGCACGCGACACGCGTGACCAAAATGATTCAGATGAAAGTTCGCAAGGATGTGTTTGCGCAAGCGGTCCGACTGCCTCTGCATCGAGTACAGGAACTCAAATCAGGAGGCGCTGCGAGCATTTTGCGCGAAGATGCCGGCAGTGTAGGTGAACTTGTTTTTGGCATGCTTTACAACCCCTGTCGTGCCATTATTCAATTGCTGGGCAGCCTGATGATCCTCGCCTGGGTCGACTGGCGCCTACTGCTGGGTGCCCTCTTTCTCGTCCCTCTGGTCTATCTGTCACATCGTACCTGGATTAGCCAGATCCGGCCACAACATAAAAAGATCCGGGCACAACGCGTCGCCGTTGATGCCTTGGCGACGGAATCGTTTGGCGGAATGCGCGTGGTCCGTGCCTTTGGACGCCAGCGATCAGAAACCAGCCGCGTACTGAGAGGTAATCACCTGATGGGACGCCAGGAACTGTATGCCTGGTGGTGGGCACGCTTCATTGAAATTGTCTGGGAAACTCTAATCCCCATCGCTTCGGCCTGCCTGCTCCTGTATGGAGGCTGGCAGGTCCTACAGGGACAATTAACACTCGGTGACCTCGTCATGTTCCTGGCCTACCTGCTGATGCTGCTCGGTCCACTGGCAATTCTCGCCCAGAGTGCAGCACAGTTTCAGAACAGCCTGTCCGGGTTCGATCGCGTCCTGGAGCTGCTGGATGAACCACGTGAAATGGAATCGGCAACCGCGCGCACAATCAAGAAAACGGAAATCGAGGGACAGGTCACATTTGAAGACGTCAGCTTCCAGTATCCGAATTCAACACAGTATGCATTACAGGAGGTCTCACTCGATATCGCTCCCGGTGAAACAATTGCCCTGGTTGGCCCCAGCGGTGCCGGCAAAACCACCTTCTGCAATCTGGTCGCCCGCTTTTACGATCCCACATCGGGGCGAGTCCTCCTCGATGGTCGGAATCTGATCGATCTTGATGTGGAAAGCTACCGGAATCATATCGGCGTCGTCGAACAGGATGTATTTCTGTTTGATGGTTCGATCGCCGATAACATTGGATACGGAGATCGCAAAGCGACAATCGAACAGATTCAAAATGCTGCAGAAGTTGCGAACGCAGACGAATTCATCAGAATCTTACCAAACGGCTATCAGACTTTAATTGGGGAACGCGGCGTTAAACTGAGTGGCGGTCAACGTCAGCGACTGGCGATCGCCCGCGCCATTCTCGCTGACCCCAAAATATTAATTCTTGATGAAGCCACCAGCAATCTGGATACCGAAAGTGAACGGCTGATTCAAGATAGCCTGACTACGCTTATGCAGGATCGCACCTGCTTTGTAATTGCACACCGCTTAAGTACGATCACCCACGCCAGTCGTATTGTCGTTTTCGAAGGGGGACGTATCATCGAAAGTGGCCCACATGAAACCTTAATGGATGCCGGCGGAAAGTATAAGGAGATGGTGCTGCTACAGACCAGCCCTGCGAGCGTTACTTAA